One window of the Acinetobacter equi genome contains the following:
- the minD gene encoding septum site-determining protein MinD: MAKIVVVTSGKGGVGKTTTSASFATGLAQRGHKTVVIDFDVGLRNLDLIMGCERRVVYDFVNVLNNEARLQQALIRDKDLENLYILPASQTRDKDALTDEGVARVMDELSQEFDYIICDSPAGIERGAILAMYHADEAIIVTNPEISSVRDSDRIIGMLDSKTKKVEQNEGRIRKHLCITRYNPERADKQEMLTIDDISKDILRIPTLGVIPECKSVLQASNEGKPVILYQDETAGQAYDDLVARFLGEEREYRHITAKPKGWLARLFGA, translated from the coding sequence GTGGCGAAAATTGTTGTCGTAACATCAGGCAAAGGCGGCGTAGGAAAAACTACGACTAGCGCATCTTTTGCAACAGGTTTAGCCCAGCGCGGTCACAAAACTGTTGTGATCGATTTTGACGTTGGCTTACGTAATTTAGATTTAATCATGGGTTGCGAACGTCGTGTAGTTTATGATTTTGTTAACGTATTAAATAACGAAGCAAGATTACAACAAGCTTTAATTCGTGATAAAGACCTTGAAAATCTTTATATATTACCTGCTTCACAAACACGTGATAAAGATGCTCTAACAGATGAGGGTGTTGCGCGTGTAATGGATGAACTTTCTCAAGAGTTTGATTATATTATTTGTGATTCACCTGCTGGTATTGAACGTGGTGCTATTTTAGCCATGTATCATGCTGATGAAGCAATTATTGTAACTAACCCTGAAATTTCTTCAGTACGAGATTCCGATCGTATTATCGGCATGCTCGACAGTAAAACAAAAAAAGTAGAACAAAATGAGGGGCGAATTCGTAAACATCTTTGTATCACACGTTACAACCCTGAACGTGCTGATAAACAAGAAATGTTAACTATTGATGACATTTCCAAAGATATTTTACGTATTCCAACATTAGGCGTTATTCCTGAATGTAAAAGCGTTTTACAAGCATCAAATGAAGGTAAACCTGTCATCCTTTATCAAGATGAAACTGCAGGCCAAGCATATGATGATCTTGTCGCTCGTTTTTTAGGTGAAGAAAGAGAATATCGCCATATTACGGCTAAACCAAAAGGCTGGTTAGCACGATTATTTGGAGCTTAA
- a CDS encoding phosphomannomutase/phosphoglucomutase, whose product MTTQPHSFPYYVFRAYDIRGKVSALTPQVVEAIAYGLVLQFKKKNQSEIVLGYDARLSSPEYAEIIVKIFELNQLKVLQIGCCSSPMMYYFACQMAGNGIMVTASHNPKSDNGLKWMINGLPPSPEMIQDVAVIASECYENIAPLKSPNLEHHIHLEYGLKYQQALLSDIHLQRPFKIIVDGMNGSAGYLAQTVFEKLGCQVIALRCEVNGEFPDHAPDPSKEQHLAQLKEKVLIEQADIGIALDGDGDRLVLIDENAHLITADRILSLCAQMCLLKQPAKEIVFDVKCSTMVRNTIRDLGGIPKMIRTGSTFLRKYLACSNGDAIFGGEYAGHYVFNDGRGYGYDDGLYAALRILEYLSLSDFKTVSSIFSQYPERCSTEDTYISTYAIDPQQVLDVVELKSQAFDAQMSKIDGIRLDFEDGFGIIRASNTGEYFTVRFDADNPSRLKDIRGVFASMLSEDYPQIAQNILDAQ is encoded by the coding sequence ATGACGACTCAGCCACATTCTTTCCCATATTATGTATTTAGAGCCTATGATATTCGAGGAAAGGTCAGTGCACTTACGCCTCAAGTAGTCGAAGCCATTGCTTATGGACTAGTTCTACAATTTAAGAAGAAAAATCAATCTGAAATTGTTTTAGGTTATGACGCACGTTTAAGTAGTCCTGAATATGCAGAAATTATTGTAAAAATATTCGAATTAAATCAATTAAAGGTTCTTCAAATAGGCTGTTGTTCTAGCCCAATGATGTACTATTTTGCTTGTCAAATGGCAGGAAATGGAATTATGGTCACAGCGAGTCATAATCCAAAATCTGATAATGGCTTAAAGTGGATGATTAATGGTTTACCTCCATCGCCTGAAATGATTCAAGATGTAGCGGTTATTGCAAGCGAATGTTATGAAAATATAGCACCATTAAAAAGCCCTAATTTAGAGCATCATATCCATCTTGAATATGGTTTGAAATATCAGCAAGCATTATTGTCTGATATTCACTTACAACGTCCATTTAAAATTATTGTGGATGGCATGAATGGTTCAGCAGGATATCTCGCACAAACAGTATTTGAGAAGTTAGGTTGCCAAGTCATTGCTTTACGATGCGAAGTAAATGGTGAATTTCCAGATCATGCACCAGATCCATCTAAAGAGCAGCATTTAGCCCAGTTAAAAGAAAAGGTTTTAATAGAGCAGGCAGATATTGGTATTGCTTTAGATGGTGATGGTGATCGATTGGTTTTAATTGATGAAAATGCACATTTAATAACAGCAGATCGTATTTTATCTTTATGTGCACAAATGTGTTTATTAAAACAGCCAGCCAAAGAAATTGTATTCGATGTAAAATGTTCAACGATGGTACGAAATACGATTCGTGATTTAGGTGGTATTCCTAAAATGATTCGGACTGGAAGTACATTTTTAAGAAAATATCTTGCGTGCTCGAATGGTGATGCCATTTTTGGTGGTGAATATGCAGGACATTATGTTTTTAACGATGGTCGTGGCTATGGTTATGACGATGGTTTATACGCTGCATTAAGAATTTTAGAATATTTAAGTCTTTCAGATTTTAAAACAGTATCCTCTATTTTTAGTCAATATCCTGAACGTTGTAGCACTGAAGATACTTATATCAGTACATATGCAATTGACCCACAGCAAGTTTTAGATGTGGTGGAATTAAAAAGTCAGGCATTTGATGCACAAATGAGTAAAATAGATGGTATACGTCTTGATTTCGAAGATGGATTTGGCATTATTCGAGCATCAAATACGGGCGAATATTTTACGGTTCGTTTTGATGCAGATAATCCTAGTCGTTTAAAAGATATTCGAGGAGTATTTGCTTCTATGTTAAGTGAAGATTATCCTCAAATTGCCCAAAATATATTAGATGCTCAATAA
- a CDS encoding class II glutamine amidotransferase, which yields MCQLLGMNCATPTDITFSFRGFSQRAGITSDHSDGFGIAFFEDKACRLFVDNESAVKSPIAELIRNYPIKSRNVIAHIRKATQGKINLENSHPFIRELWGRQWIFAHNGDLHDFHPELSGRYTPVGNTDSERSFCYLLDQLVACFGYKEPCIDEIFDVLIGISPKIAEHGTFNFCLSNGQALFSYAVTKLHWLVREYPFKPAQLIDLDVEVDFSQVTTPEDRVAVITTEPLTQNEQWTAFQPGEMILFQNGQPIKSQLTWIDRLERERLNPELKRVTKADQY from the coding sequence ATGTGCCAGCTTCTAGGAATGAATTGTGCAACACCTACAGATATCACGTTTTCATTTCGTGGCTTTTCACAAAGAGCAGGGATTACCTCAGATCATTCAGATGGTTTTGGTATCGCTTTTTTTGAAGATAAAGCATGTCGTTTGTTTGTAGATAATGAGTCGGCTGTAAAATCACCGATTGCAGAACTTATTCGTAATTATCCAATAAAATCACGAAATGTAATTGCGCATATACGAAAAGCGACACAAGGAAAAATTAATTTAGAAAATTCACATCCATTTATTCGTGAACTATGGGGTAGACAGTGGATTTTTGCCCATAATGGTGATTTACATGATTTTCATCCTGAACTTTCTGGTAGATATACACCTGTTGGTAATACGGATAGTGAACGATCATTTTGTTATTTATTAGATCAATTAGTTGCATGCTTTGGCTATAAAGAGCCTTGTATAGATGAAATTTTTGATGTGTTAATTGGGATTTCACCAAAAATTGCAGAACATGGTACGTTTAATTTTTGTTTATCCAATGGGCAAGCGTTATTTAGTTATGCTGTAACAAAATTGCATTGGCTGGTTCGTGAATATCCATTTAAACCTGCTCAACTGATTGATTTGGATGTTGAGGTAGATTTTAGTCAAGTAACCACGCCAGAAGATCGTGTTGCAGTGATTACAACAGAGCCATTAACTCAAAATGAGCAGTGGACGGCATTTCAGCCAGGTGAAATGATTTTATTCCAAAATGGGCAACCGATTAAATCACAATTAACATGGATTGATCGATTAGAGAGAGAACGTTTAAATCCAGAGTTAAAACGTGTAACAAAAGCAGACCAGTATTAG
- a CDS encoding RnfH family protein — MSLIQQMVWVAYAAPEQQFNIAVEYREGLTAIEAIELSGIRKQIDLPETLQLGIFGVRLKDENQILSIGDRVEIYRALTINPKDIRRKRAENHPVGRLIKGNRFKQSK, encoded by the coding sequence ATGAGTTTAATTCAACAAATGGTGTGGGTTGCTTATGCAGCCCCAGAACAGCAATTTAATATTGCAGTTGAATACCGTGAGGGATTAACTGCAATAGAAGCCATAGAGTTAAGTGGAATTAGAAAGCAAATAGATTTACCCGAAACACTACAATTGGGTATTTTTGGTGTTCGCTTAAAAGATGAAAATCAAATTTTGAGTATTGGGGATCGTGTTGAAATCTATCGTGCTTTAACGATTAATCCTAAAGATATTCGTAGAAAACGAGCAGAAAATCATCCAGTTGGGCGATTAATTAAAGGTAATCGTTTTAAACAATCGAAATGA
- the minC gene encoding septum site-determining protein MinC, which produces MADIRIKGRMVNAIRISLDTSDHDAIRQQLAPMLEKTAPQGTLAVIESSVEQELIALIQLLIDLDLQPMAVTEGILADQARAIQFPVIPPDRHLQQVKAKKEQVVEVKIEVPEELPQDSKKPEIIPPPIISHVTSYHDEILRTGQCLVQNQGDIIINAGINSGSEVIASGNIHIYGSVRGRVIAGAGGNTSARIFCHSLEAELVSIAGTYCVADDIPPDVVKKSVHIYLNDNQELVFDALQF; this is translated from the coding sequence ATGGCTGATATCCGGATAAAAGGCAGAATGGTCAATGCTATTCGCATTAGCCTAGATACAAGTGATCATGATGCAATCCGACAGCAATTAGCACCTATGCTTGAGAAAACAGCACCGCAAGGAACACTCGCTGTAATTGAGAGCTCTGTTGAACAAGAGCTTATTGCTCTCATTCAACTTCTTATTGATCTAGATTTACAACCAATGGCAGTCACTGAAGGCATCTTAGCTGATCAAGCTCGTGCTATTCAATTTCCTGTAATACCGCCTGATCGCCATTTACAGCAAGTAAAAGCTAAAAAAGAGCAAGTTGTTGAAGTCAAAATTGAAGTGCCAGAGGAATTACCTCAAGACTCAAAAAAACCAGAAATTATTCCTCCCCCTATTATTTCTCATGTAACGTCTTATCATGATGAAATTTTAAGAACTGGTCAGTGCTTGGTGCAAAATCAGGGTGATATTATTATAAATGCAGGAATTAATAGCGGTTCTGAAGTAATTGCTTCTGGAAATATACACATCTATGGTAGTGTACGTGGAAGAGTTATTGCTGGTGCTGGAGGAAATACTTCAGCAAGAATATTCTGCCATTCACTCGAGGCTGAATTAGTCTCTATTGCAGGGACATACTGCGTAGCAGATGATATACCACCTGATGTGGTGAAAAAATCTGTACATATCTATTTAAATGATAATCAAGAGCTCGTTTTTGATGCTCTTCAGTTTTAA
- a CDS encoding acyltransferase, whose translation MASVPNKQPFFKKLSKGFTVGAVITGSTFFHGPPVLALGLTKLFKKSKKVDETNIRITNSWLSINNWLIDYVLPNTKWNIEIDPELELNMNGRYLMTCNHQSWVDTTVNQYFGLTRMPLTRFFTKWELIFIPFVGQAFKILGFPMMKRHTKIQIEKNPELKTRDMDEARKACEQLLSQPFTLLNYLEGTRFTKEKHQQQQSQYVNLLKPKAGGLALALNILGDQIDALVDMTIVYPDGVPDYGEFWLGEVPRIAVNLRKISIPDWVLGGNYEDDPIYKERFQNWVDELWQEKDQLITQMKQNLRNSLNEVS comes from the coding sequence ATGGCAAGCGTTCCAAATAAACAACCTTTTTTTAAAAAACTTTCTAAAGGATTTACCGTTGGCGCTGTCATTACTGGAAGTACATTTTTTCATGGACCACCTGTTCTCGCTCTTGGACTCACGAAACTATTCAAAAAATCAAAAAAAGTAGATGAAACCAATATTCGAATTACAAACAGTTGGTTAAGTATAAACAACTGGTTAATTGATTATGTTTTACCAAATACAAAATGGAATATTGAAATAGATCCTGAGTTAGAACTCAATATGAATGGGCGCTATTTAATGACATGTAACCATCAGAGTTGGGTTGATACTACAGTAAACCAATATTTTGGCTTAACACGAATGCCACTAACACGATTTTTTACAAAGTGGGAACTTATTTTTATTCCCTTTGTTGGGCAAGCTTTTAAAATTTTAGGCTTCCCTATGATGAAACGCCACACAAAAATACAAATTGAAAAAAATCCTGAATTAAAAACACGTGATATGGATGAAGCTCGAAAAGCGTGTGAACAGCTACTTAGTCAACCTTTTACTTTACTCAATTATTTAGAAGGTACTCGTTTTACAAAGGAAAAGCATCAGCAACAGCAATCTCAGTATGTAAATTTGCTTAAACCTAAGGCTGGTGGTTTAGCACTTGCTTTAAATATTTTAGGTGACCAAATTGATGCATTAGTCGATATGACTATTGTTTATCCTGACGGTGTTCCTGATTATGGCGAATTTTGGTTAGGTGAAGTACCTCGTATTGCCGTAAACTTACGTAAGATTTCCATTCCAGACTGGGTATTGGGTGGAAATTATGAAGATGATCCTATTTATAAAGAACGATTTCAAAATTGGGTAGATGAGCTTTGGCAAGAAAAAGATCAACTCATTACTCAAATGAAGCAAAACCTACGAAACAGCCTAAATGAAGTAAGCTAG
- the minE gene encoding cell division topological specificity factor MinE yields the protein MAGFWSKLFSSEDKPSSAQTAKDRLKVIVASEQGLGRRLSQDKIDQMKKEIMQVVNRYVRGVDEQHIQMSVRSEANIEMLEMNINLPEER from the coding sequence ATGGCAGGTTTTTGGAGTAAACTTTTCAGCAGTGAAGATAAACCATCAAGTGCTCAAACAGCTAAAGATCGTTTAAAAGTCATTGTAGCCTCTGAACAAGGCTTAGGTAGACGTTTGAGTCAAGACAAAATTGATCAAATGAAAAAAGAGATCATGCAAGTGGTTAATCGCTATGTTCGCGGTGTAGATGAACAACATATTCAAATGTCTGTTCGTTCAGAAGCAAACATTGAAATGCTTGAAATGAATATCAATTTGCCTGAAGAGCGATAA
- the argB gene encoding acetylglutamate kinase, which produces MPHQQTGIDKAQILTEALPYIQRFAGKTLVVKYGGNAMTDPALESSFARDIVLLKTVGINPIVVHGGGPQVDSFLKQLGRESDRIDGMRVTDPATMEVVEMVLGGSVNKSIVNLINQHGGRAIGLTGKDGNLIRAQKLLMEKTLEDGSTQQIDLGLVGEVVGVKTDVLEMFTQSDFIPVIAPLGVDDEGNTYNINADLVAGKVAEALGAEKLILLTNITGVLDENKNLLTGLSTQEVDRLIETGVIYGGMIPKVGCALDAVKGGVVSAHIVDGRVPHATLLEIFTDHGVGTLITNRAHVKNT; this is translated from the coding sequence ATGCCACATCAACAGACTGGCATCGACAAAGCACAAATTTTGACAGAAGCTTTGCCGTATATTCAACGTTTTGCAGGTAAAACACTCGTTGTAAAATATGGCGGCAATGCCATGACTGATCCAGCATTAGAAAGTTCATTCGCTCGAGATATTGTTTTATTGAAAACAGTGGGTATTAATCCAATTGTTGTGCATGGTGGTGGACCTCAAGTCGATTCTTTTTTAAAGCAATTAGGACGTGAATCTGATCGTATTGATGGTATGCGTGTAACCGATCCTGCAACAATGGAAGTTGTAGAAATGGTTCTAGGTGGTAGCGTTAATAAATCGATTGTGAATCTGATTAACCAACATGGCGGTCGTGCCATTGGTTTAACAGGTAAAGATGGTAATTTAATTCGTGCACAAAAACTGTTGATGGAAAAAACCTTAGAAGATGGTTCTACACAACAGATTGATTTAGGACTTGTTGGTGAAGTCGTTGGTGTGAAAACAGATGTTCTTGAGATGTTTACCCAAAGTGACTTTATTCCTGTGATTGCGCCGTTAGGCGTAGATGATGAAGGTAATACTTACAATATCAATGCCGATTTAGTTGCAGGTAAAGTTGCTGAAGCATTAGGTGCTGAAAAGTTAATTTTACTTACTAATATTACAGGCGTACTTGATGAAAACAAAAATCTTTTAACAGGTTTAAGTACTCAAGAAGTTGATCGCCTGATTGAAACAGGGGTCATTTATGGTGGCATGATTCCTAAAGTTGGCTGTGCTTTAGATGCAGTTAAAGGTGGAGTTGTGAGTGCACATATTGTAGATGGACGTGTTCCACATGCAACGTTATTAGAAATTTTTACAGATCATGGTGTTGGAACTTTAATTACCAATCGTGCTCATGTAAAAAATACATAA
- a CDS encoding UvrD-helicase domain-containing protein produces MSLASQLNDKQLEAMKHTQGPLLVLAGAGSGKTSVITRKIAYLVKHCGIPAHRITAMTFTNKAAREMKERVTKLLSREESKGLSVSTFHTFGLNLLRIELQNTPLKPNFSILDADDCKRILMDLMHRDNMSGAESKELIARAMKMISDWKNDLIPPEQAHTTCETPEDIQMAHLYQLYERNLRAYNAVDFDDLIVMPTRLLQENAEVRDRWQNRVRYLLVDEYQDTNTAQYILVKLLVGVMGQFTAVGDDDQSIYAWRGAKPENMALLKEDFRNLKVIKLEQNYRSTSRILKAANTVIGNNPHIFDKKLWSDKGHGEVIRVITCRNDDDEAERVVKDLITHKLMNGKNWKDYAILYRGNFQARILETQLRQMQIPYKLSGGQSFFARAEIKDIMSYLRLIINPEDDSAFLRIINTPKRAIGPVTLEKLGLFAQENHLSLLTAAGDQRLTMVMPKKATTQLAEFADFIAGFTRNLLEDDEPVPIIRQMMLEAGYIDYIKESAATPAQEKTKLDNIEILYSSIQSLINRAEDVDEKNIESVIRKMVLLDMLEQQQEEEDTDKVNLLTLHASKGLEFPFVYLIGLEEEILPHKNSIVAETVEEERRLMYVGITRARQGLTITLAEQRKAGGQMKQMTPSRFLDELPQDELEWLGRKKKLAGNIDPKLQAQQYLENLRALIKR; encoded by the coding sequence ATGTCACTTGCAAGTCAACTTAATGACAAGCAACTTGAAGCGATGAAACATACTCAAGGACCCTTGTTAGTGCTTGCAGGGGCTGGTTCAGGTAAGACATCGGTTATTACACGTAAAATTGCTTATTTAGTGAAGCATTGTGGTATTCCTGCACATCGCATTACTGCCATGACCTTTACCAATAAAGCTGCACGTGAAATGAAAGAGCGTGTGACTAAGCTACTTTCTCGTGAAGAGTCAAAAGGTTTATCTGTATCTACCTTTCATACTTTTGGTTTGAATCTATTACGTATTGAACTTCAAAATACACCTTTGAAGCCGAATTTTTCCATTTTAGATGCAGATGATTGCAAACGAATTCTGATGGACTTAATGCACCGCGATAATATGTCAGGTGCAGAAAGTAAAGAACTCATTGCGAGAGCAATGAAAATGATTTCAGACTGGAAAAATGATTTAATTCCACCAGAACAAGCGCATACTACATGTGAAACACCTGAAGATATTCAGATGGCTCATTTGTATCAACTTTATGAGCGTAATTTACGTGCCTATAATGCCGTTGATTTTGATGATTTGATTGTGATGCCAACTCGTCTTTTACAAGAAAATGCAGAGGTTCGTGATCGCTGGCAAAATCGTGTGCGTTATTTATTGGTTGATGAGTATCAAGATACCAACACGGCACAGTATATTTTGGTGAAATTATTAGTTGGTGTGATGGGACAGTTCACTGCGGTGGGTGATGATGATCAATCCATTTATGCATGGCGTGGTGCTAAGCCCGAAAATATGGCTTTGCTTAAAGAAGATTTTAGAAATTTAAAAGTCATTAAATTAGAACAAAATTACCGTTCTACCAGTCGAATTTTAAAAGCGGCCAATACAGTTATTGGAAATAATCCTCATATTTTTGATAAAAAATTATGGTCTGACAAAGGTCATGGTGAAGTCATTCGCGTGATTACTTGCCGTAATGATGATGATGAAGCGGAACGCGTTGTTAAAGATCTCATCACCCATAAATTGATGAATGGTAAAAATTGGAAAGATTATGCGATTTTATATCGTGGTAACTTTCAAGCACGTATATTAGAAACGCAATTACGTCAAATGCAAATCCCATATAAATTATCGGGTGGGCAGTCTTTCTTCGCACGAGCAGAGATTAAAGACATTATGAGTTATTTAAGACTCATTATTAATCCTGAAGATGATAGTGCTTTTTTACGTATTATTAATACGCCAAAACGTGCCATTGGCCCTGTGACTTTAGAAAAGTTGGGTCTATTTGCACAAGAAAATCATTTATCATTATTGACTGCGGCTGGCGATCAGCGTTTAACGATGGTAATGCCTAAAAAGGCAACGACGCAGTTGGCTGAGTTTGCAGATTTTATTGCAGGGTTTACTCGAAATTTATTGGAAGATGATGAGCCGGTTCCGATTATTCGCCAAATGATGTTGGAAGCAGGTTATATCGACTACATTAAAGAAAGTGCGGCAACGCCAGCACAGGAAAAAACGAAACTTGATAATATTGAAATTTTATATAGCAGTATTCAAAGTTTAATTAACCGTGCTGAAGATGTAGACGAAAAAAATATTGAAAGTGTTATTCGTAAAATGGTGTTGCTTGATATGTTGGAGCAACAGCAGGAAGAAGAAGACACAGACAAAGTCAATTTATTGACTTTACATGCTTCGAAAGGTTTAGAGTTTCCATTTGTTTATTTAATTGGTTTGGAAGAAGAAATTCTGCCACATAAGAACTCCATTGTTGCTGAAACGGTCGAAGAAGAACGCCGTTTAATGTATGTGGGAATTACACGTGCACGACAAGGGTTAACCATTACATTGGCTGAACAGCGTAAGGCTGGTGGTCAAATGAAACAGATGACGCCAAGTCGTTTTTTAGATGAGTTACCACAAGATGAACTAGAGTGGCTAGGTCGCAAGAAAAAACTTGCAGGAAACATTGATCCTAAGCTACAAGCTCAACAATATTTAGAAAACTTACGTGCTCTAATTAAACGTTAA
- a CDS encoding OmpA family protein → MRALAISAIAGAMILSGCQTTGNIGGVEYDKTALGAVIGAAAGYGISKGNANTSSQNNRATAIGAIVGGAAGLYLDNKEKKLRQQMAGTGVEVNRNPDGSVGLIMPGNITFDTNKSNIKPNFYTTLDKVAQVLAEDNKSGILVTGYTDNTGNDSINIPLSQARAQSVASYIASRGVSTARINSQGMGSANPIADNSTAVGREQNRRVEISVYAIQ, encoded by the coding sequence ATGCGTGCACTAGCAATTTCAGCAATAGCTGGGGCGATGATTCTTTCAGGTTGCCAAACCACAGGTAATATCGGTGGTGTTGAATATGATAAAACTGCGCTTGGTGCCGTAATTGGTGCAGCAGCAGGTTATGGTATTTCAAAAGGTAATGCTAATACATCTAGTCAAAACAACCGAGCTACAGCTATTGGTGCTATCGTAGGTGGTGCGGCAGGTCTTTACTTAGATAATAAAGAGAAGAAACTTCGTCAACAAATGGCTGGAACAGGCGTAGAAGTTAACCGTAATCCAGATGGTTCGGTTGGTCTAATTATGCCAGGTAACATTACATTTGATACGAACAAATCAAATATTAAGCCTAACTTCTATACAACCTTAGATAAAGTTGCTCAAGTACTTGCTGAAGATAATAAAAGCGGTATTTTAGTAACAGGTTATACTGATAATACGGGTAATGATTCAATTAATATCCCATTATCTCAAGCACGTGCTCAATCTGTAGCAAGTTATATTGCAAGCCGTGGTGTTTCTACTGCTCGTATTAACTCACAAGGTATGGGTTCAGCAAATCCAATTGCTGATAACTCAACTGCTGTAGGTCGTGAACAAAACCGTCGTGTAGAAATCAGTGTTTACGCAATTCAATAA
- a CDS encoding outer membrane protein assembly factor BamE, producing MQKIMLTLFVTSLLTGCSTLGVYKVDIPQGTPLTQAQAAKIQVGMTHQQVRFLLGSPTISDPLNPLRWDYIYNYIPGTYAKKAKIPAAQGQHLKVFFNSQGVVEKIDGLETIPESQPGLPGSKETILNAPPL from the coding sequence ATGCAAAAAATCATGTTGACGTTATTCGTCACTTCGTTGCTGACAGGTTGTTCAACCTTAGGCGTTTATAAAGTTGATATTCCTCAAGGTACACCTTTAACCCAAGCTCAGGCAGCTAAAATTCAGGTGGGAATGACCCACCAACAAGTTCGCTTTTTGCTTGGTAGTCCAACAATATCAGATCCGTTAAATCCATTACGTTGGGACTATATTTACAACTATATCCCAGGAACCTATGCTAAAAAAGCAAAAATTCCAGCAGCACAAGGGCAACATCTAAAAGTATTTTTTAATTCCCAAGGAGTTGTAGAAAAGATTGACGGATTAGAAACTATTCCTGAATCTCAGCCTGGTCTTCCTGGTTCAAAAGAAACCATTTTAAATGCGCCACCACTATAA
- the dut gene encoding dUTP diphosphatase — MKVQVKVLDQRLGKEWPLPTYATSGSAGLDLRACVDETTVIEPGQTVLVKTGLSIYIQDTNFAGLILPRSGLGHKHGIVLGNLVGLIDSDYQGELMVSVWNRSQTAFSLEPGERLAQYVLVPVVQAEFEQVEEFVATERGAGGFGHTGKN, encoded by the coding sequence ATGAAGGTTCAAGTTAAAGTATTAGATCAGCGTTTAGGTAAAGAATGGCCATTACCAACATATGCAACATCTGGTTCAGCTGGCTTAGATTTACGTGCATGTGTTGATGAAACAACGGTGATTGAACCAGGTCAAACTGTATTGGTTAAAACTGGTTTATCAATTTATATTCAAGATACTAATTTTGCAGGATTAATTTTACCACGCTCAGGTTTAGGTCATAAACATGGTATTGTTTTGGGTAATTTGGTAGGGTTAATCGATTCAGATTACCAAGGTGAGCTTATGGTTTCTGTTTGGAACCGTAGTCAAACTGCATTTAGTTTAGAACCAGGTGAACGCTTGGCTCAATATGTATTAGTTCCTGTTGTTCAGGCAGAATTTGAACAAGTTGAAGAGTTCGTTGCGACAGAACGTGGTGCAGGCGGTTTCGGTCATACTGGAAAAAATTAA
- the fur gene encoding ferric iron uptake transcriptional regulator: MAISNQDLRKAGLKVTLPRIKILELLENSRHHHLSAEDIYKTLLEQGEDVGLATVYRVLTQFEAAGIIQRHHFENNHSVFEIMQEDHHDHIVCQNCNKVVEFTNDIIEHEQHEVAKKFGFELTGHSLNLYGYCDAPACQEAFRKR; the protein is encoded by the coding sequence ATGGCTATTTCTAATCAAGACTTACGAAAGGCTGGACTGAAAGTTACACTTCCACGTATAAAAATACTCGAATTATTAGAAAATTCAAGACACCATCACTTAAGTGCTGAAGATATTTATAAGACATTACTTGAACAAGGGGAAGATGTCGGTTTAGCAACTGTATACAGAGTGTTAACACAATTTGAAGCTGCGGGGATTATTCAGCGTCATCATTTTGAAAATAACCATTCTGTATTTGAGATTATGCAAGAAGATCATCACGATCATATTGTTTGTCAAAACTGTAATAAAGTTGTTGAATTTACGAATGATATAATTGAGCATGAACAGCATGAAGTTGCTAAAAAGTTTGGATTTGAATTAACAGGTCACTCACTCAATCTTTATGGTTATTGCGATGCGCCAGCTTGCCAAGAAGCATTCCGCAAGCGTTAA